In one Paenibacillus sp. JQZ6Y-1 genomic region, the following are encoded:
- a CDS encoding barstar family protein has protein sequence MKMYMKTVVLNGEDFATIEQLHVTLRQVLELPATYGANLDALWDSLTGQVQLPLQIEWLNYDLSEERLGDYAQQVLGLMEEVQGEGNGFRVWVQKGAVAF, from the coding sequence ATGAAAATGTACATGAAAACCGTTGTATTGAATGGGGAAGATTTTGCTACGATTGAACAGCTGCACGTCACATTGCGTCAAGTGTTGGAGCTGCCGGCTACGTACGGTGCCAATCTAGATGCACTATGGGACAGTCTGACTGGTCAGGTTCAGCTACCGCTACAGATCGAATGGCTCAATTATGATTTGAGCGAGGAACGACTGGGCGATTATGCACAGCAGGTGCTAGGGCTGATGGAGGAAGTACAGGGAGAAGGCAACGGATTCCGCGTCTGGGTACAAAAGGGCGCTGTCGCTTTCTAA
- a CDS encoding xanthine phosphoribosyltransferase — protein sequence MEELKQRILAESTVLSSDVIKLDALLNQQVDPQLMVKMGKAFAELYRDEQITRVVTVESSGIPVAFATAMELGVPLVFARRKKTLLADADALVERVPSFTKGIVTDIMLSRQFVTENDRILFIDDIIANGDAARGLVKIIQRSGATLVGVGIVIEKSFQNGASMIREQGIRLDSLVQITSLADGKITFG from the coding sequence ATGGAAGAATTAAAACAACGAATTTTGGCGGAATCAACGGTATTATCAAGTGATGTTATCAAACTGGATGCGCTGCTCAATCAGCAGGTTGATCCGCAGCTTATGGTTAAGATGGGCAAGGCGTTTGCCGAATTGTATCGTGACGAGCAGATTACGCGGGTAGTTACAGTGGAATCGTCCGGTATTCCGGTCGCTTTTGCGACAGCAATGGAGCTGGGCGTACCGCTCGTATTCGCTCGCCGTAAAAAGACGCTGCTCGCAGATGCCGATGCACTAGTAGAACGTGTGCCTTCATTTACCAAAGGCATTGTCACGGATATTATGCTTTCACGTCAATTCGTGACAGAGAATGACCGCATTCTGTTTATCGACGACATTATCGCCAATGGCGATGCAGCTCGCGGACTGGTGAAGATCATCCAACGTTCAGGTGCTACGCTTGTTGGTGTAGGGATCGTGATTGAAAAGTCATTCCAAAACGGCGCAAGCATGATTCGCGAGCAGGGCATCCGTCTGGATTCCCTCGTCCAAATTACATCGCTGGCGGATGGAAAAATCACCTTCGGTTGA
- a CDS encoding ribonuclease, with protein sequence MKRFWSTALLAMMLTVVFFTSSQITPAAQTQKASAATCTIINTFTGVANYLSANGKLPCNYITKSQATALGWVSSKGNLADVAPGKSIGGDVFTNREGSLPTASGRTWREADINYTSGFRNSDRILYSSDGLIYKTTDHYETFTRLK encoded by the coding sequence ATGAAACGGTTTTGGTCCACGGCTTTATTGGCAATGATGTTGACGGTGGTGTTCTTCACCAGCTCCCAGATCACTCCGGCGGCACAAACGCAGAAAGCGTCTGCTGCTACATGTACGATTATCAACACATTTACCGGCGTCGCTAACTATCTGTCTGCTAACGGGAAACTGCCTTGCAACTACATCACCAAATCGCAAGCGACTGCTCTTGGTTGGGTATCTTCCAAAGGGAATCTGGCAGATGTAGCACCCGGCAAAAGTATCGGTGGCGACGTATTCACAAACCGTGAAGGCAGCCTGCCAACAGCAAGTGGACGCACATGGCGTGAAGCGGACATCAACTACACTTCCGGCTTTCGCAATTCCGACCGTATTCTGTACTCCAGCGATGGTCTGATTTACAAAACGACTGACCATTACGAAACCTTCACTCGTTTGAAATAA
- a CDS encoding DUF1349 domain-containing protein yields MANLMENFTHEKMDERLQWHCPPEQWEVSSDKQVLTFKPLAETDFWQKTHYGFRVDNGHFLFAEIQGDMQMTTRVRTYPVHQYDQAGLMIRFSEHCWLKTSVEFETDGHAKLGAVVTNNGYSDWSTQNFEAGFTELMFRITRVSGDYTIEYADPAENAAEPNWQQMRIAHLYDDVNDQTPFQCGVYACSPQGHGCQVEFEFLHIEKSDSNTDKTL; encoded by the coding sequence ATGGCAAACCTAATGGAAAACTTCACACACGAAAAAATGGATGAACGATTACAATGGCATTGTCCACCCGAACAATGGGAAGTTTCATCCGACAAACAAGTGCTTACCTTCAAACCGCTTGCAGAAACCGATTTTTGGCAAAAAACGCATTATGGATTTCGAGTGGACAATGGGCATTTCCTGTTCGCCGAGATACAAGGTGATATGCAGATGACGACGCGTGTTCGTACATATCCGGTACATCAGTACGATCAAGCAGGCTTGATGATCCGCTTCTCCGAACATTGTTGGCTGAAAACATCGGTGGAATTTGAAACCGATGGTCATGCCAAACTGGGCGCGGTTGTCACCAATAACGGCTACTCGGACTGGTCCACCCAAAATTTTGAAGCGGGCTTTACAGAGCTGATGTTCCGCATTACTCGTGTATCCGGCGATTATACAATCGAATATGCCGATCCTGCTGAGAATGCAGCAGAACCGAACTGGCAGCAAATGCGCATTGCCCATTTATACGACGATGTGAATGACCAGACTCCTTTTCAATGCGGTGTTTACGCTTGCAGCCCGCAAGGACATGGATGTCAGGTGGAATTTGAATTTCTACACATTGAAAAATCCGATTCCAACACCGACAAAACCCTTTAA
- a CDS encoding HAD family hydrolase, whose amino-acid sequence MTTEQTAAVDQQSNRNDGKDWLTDPIEGVIFDMDGVLIDSEPIYFDIENSTFVHFGAKVDEEEHHTYVGVTLASMFEQVQQRHGLDCTVEQMLAFHVEHVMEVMKQHPQLVPFEGLTNWLDWLYEAGIPMVVASSSPRILIELILERLEVRRYFQDMISGEEVANGKPAPDIFLRAADMLGVAPERCLVIEDSRNGVRAARSAGMRCIGHQNPGSGIQNLDEANTVVHGYQQLWQLRETLPFYRRNTK is encoded by the coding sequence ATGACCACAGAGCAGACAGCAGCGGTAGATCAGCAGTCCAATCGCAATGACGGAAAAGATTGGCTGACCGATCCGATCGAAGGCGTTATTTTTGACATGGATGGAGTATTGATTGACAGCGAGCCGATCTACTTCGATATTGAAAACAGTACATTTGTTCATTTTGGAGCCAAGGTAGACGAGGAAGAGCATCATACGTATGTCGGCGTAACGCTAGCTTCAATGTTTGAGCAGGTACAGCAGCGGCATGGACTGGACTGCACGGTAGAGCAGATGCTCGCTTTTCATGTAGAGCATGTGATGGAAGTGATGAAGCAACATCCACAGTTGGTACCGTTTGAAGGGTTAACCAATTGGTTGGATTGGCTGTATGAAGCAGGTATACCGATGGTGGTTGCTTCTTCATCGCCGCGAATATTAATTGAACTTATTTTGGAGCGATTGGAAGTACGCCGTTATTTCCAAGATATGATTAGCGGTGAGGAAGTGGCGAATGGGAAGCCAGCACCTGACATTTTCCTGCGCGCTGCTGATATGCTGGGTGTTGCTCCAGAGCGTTGTTTGGTTATTGAGGATTCGCGAAATGGAGTACGAGCGGCACGTTCCGCAGGTATGCGCTGTATTGGACATCAGAATCCGGGTTCCGGTATTCAGAATCTGGACGAAGCGAATACAGTGGTGCATGGGTATCAGCAGCTATGGCAGCTACGTGAGACGCTCCCCTTCTATAGAAGGAATACAAAATAA
- a CDS encoding glycerol dehydrogenase produces the protein MTERVFISPGKYVQGRGVIGKTGEYVKALDNGKALVIADEIVWDIAGNKVLESLDQSGVGYVKVVFNGEASTNEITRLSDQGKQNEATIVIGVGGGKTLDTAKAVSDQLGGYTVIVPTTASTDAPTSALSVIYSDDGIFESYKFYKKNPDLILVDTSIIAGAPPRFLASGIADALATWVEVRAVIEARANTMAGGLPTLAAEAIARKCEETLFDFGLLAYESVQRKVVTPALESVVEANTLLSGLGFESGGLAGAHAIHNGFTVLEGDIHHMTHGEKVAFGTLTQLALEQRPIHEIEKYIDFYISLGLPVTLEDLHIGNVSDDNLYRVAEAATKPDETSHNLPFPVTADDVKDAIIAADQYSRAYKRKIGRD, from the coding sequence ATGACAGAACGCGTATTTATTAGTCCCGGCAAATATGTACAGGGGCGCGGAGTGATCGGCAAGACAGGTGAATATGTAAAGGCGCTGGATAACGGCAAGGCACTGGTCATTGCTGACGAAATTGTATGGGATATTGCTGGGAATAAGGTGCTGGAAAGTCTGGATCAATCTGGTGTGGGATATGTGAAGGTGGTCTTCAACGGTGAAGCCTCCACGAATGAGATTACACGTCTGAGTGATCAGGGCAAGCAAAATGAAGCGACCATCGTGATCGGTGTCGGCGGAGGTAAAACGCTGGATACAGCGAAAGCGGTTAGCGATCAGCTAGGTGGATATACCGTTATTGTGCCGACAACAGCATCTACCGATGCGCCGACGAGCGCATTGTCAGTCATTTACTCAGATGATGGTATATTTGAAAGCTACAAATTTTACAAAAAAAATCCAGATTTGATTCTGGTGGATACATCGATTATTGCTGGAGCGCCGCCACGTTTTCTCGCATCAGGAATTGCTGATGCACTGGCAACATGGGTAGAGGTGCGCGCTGTGATTGAGGCTCGTGCCAATACGATGGCAGGCGGTCTACCCACATTGGCAGCTGAAGCGATTGCACGCAAGTGCGAGGAGACATTATTTGACTTTGGATTGCTAGCGTATGAATCGGTACAGCGCAAGGTGGTCACACCAGCGTTAGAATCGGTTGTTGAAGCAAATACACTGCTGAGCGGGCTGGGCTTTGAAAGTGGCGGTCTGGCTGGCGCGCATGCGATCCATAACGGCTTTACAGTACTAGAGGGCGATATTCACCATATGACGCATGGTGAAAAGGTAGCTTTTGGTACATTGACGCAACTTGCACTGGAACAGCGTCCGATTCACGAGATTGAGAAATATATCGACTTTTATATTAGTCTTGGATTGCCGGTAACGCTGGAAGATCTGCATATCGGTAATGTGTCGGATGACAATCTGTATCGTGTGGCGGAAGCAGCAACCAAACCGGACGAAACTTCGCACAATCTACCGTTCCCCGTGACGGCAGATGATGTAAAGGATGCGATTATTGCAGCCGATCAGTATTCTCGGGCATACAAACGTAAGATCGGTCGCGACTAA
- a CDS encoding zinc-dependent alcohol dehydrogenase, with protein MLSLVYRSAWDVALEERPHPRIQGDHDVIVRIHATGVCGTDLGIISGKYHAKSSIILGHESAGEVIEIGPLVQNLQPGDRVVIDPTYYCGQCNMCRTGRQNHCLHKSTTETGVSSDGTFTDYYVTEDRFLYKLADHVSYEEATLTEPLSCMLTGINQIKLLPNFRTIILGAGPIGMLYSYALASKGVIGSIVDISEERLQLARSIAPERWTTYSSFETALDHASPDDRQVDLIVDTTGAIGTQVLSQLAHGGYLMLVGLRDGVSSFNPKEVVDRSLKIIGSIDSLGTFATAHYMIEYGLVPARKLITHTYPLQSYEEAFRMLGCDLKDGTLSTASGAIKVVLQST; from the coding sequence ATGCTTTCACTTGTTTATCGTTCAGCTTGGGATGTAGCACTGGAAGAGCGTCCACATCCTCGTATTCAAGGCGATCATGATGTCATCGTCCGTATTCATGCCACTGGGGTATGTGGAACAGATCTTGGTATTATTAGCGGGAAATATCATGCCAAATCGTCTATTATTCTTGGTCATGAATCGGCAGGCGAAGTGATCGAGATCGGACCGCTGGTGCAAAATTTGCAGCCGGGTGATCGTGTTGTCATTGATCCTACCTACTATTGTGGTCAATGCAACATGTGCCGCACGGGTCGTCAGAATCATTGTCTGCACAAAAGCACCACCGAAACGGGCGTGAGTAGCGATGGCACATTTACTGATTATTATGTGACCGAGGATCGCTTCCTGTACAAACTTGCTGATCATGTTAGTTATGAAGAAGCGACCTTGACTGAGCCATTAAGCTGCATGTTGACGGGAATCAATCAGATCAAGCTGCTGCCGAATTTCCGTACGATTATTCTTGGTGCAGGACCGATCGGTATGCTGTACAGCTATGCGCTCGCGTCCAAAGGCGTAATCGGCAGCATTGTCGATATTTCCGAAGAGCGACTGCAATTGGCACGTTCAATTGCACCGGAACGCTGGACTACATACAGTTCCTTTGAAACGGCATTGGATCATGCTTCTCCCGATGATCGTCAGGTGGACCTGATTGTAGATACAACGGGTGCAATCGGTACGCAAGTTCTATCTCAGCTTGCACATGGCGGTTACCTGATGCTGGTGGGGCTGCGTGATGGGGTAAGCAGCTTCAATCCGAAGGAAGTCGTGGATCGCAGTTTGAAAATTATCGGCTCCATCGACTCACTGGGAACATTTGCCACGGCACATTATATGATTGAGTATGGATTGGTGCCAGCTCGCAAGCTGATTACACATACGTATCCACTTCAATCGTACGAAGAAGCGTTTCGTATGCTTGGCTGTGATCTAAAGGATGGTACGCTGAGTACTGCTTCCGGCGCTATCAAGGTGGTACTTCAATCGACGTGA
- a CDS encoding barstar family protein, giving the protein MKIVTINGEEFATTQELHEQLQEKLELPEFYGANLDALWDCLTGMIELPLELYWVNYAVSEQRMGEQAHRVRALLEEAQAEGIGFKVVVENEVGA; this is encoded by the coding sequence ATGAAGATTGTTACGATCAATGGCGAGGAATTTGCCACCACGCAGGAGCTGCATGAGCAGTTACAAGAAAAACTAGAGCTACCCGAATTTTACGGTGCGAATCTGGATGCACTGTGGGATTGTCTGACAGGGATGATTGAATTGCCATTAGAGCTATACTGGGTGAATTATGCAGTGAGTGAGCAGCGGATGGGTGAACAGGCGCATCGTGTGCGCGCCCTATTGGAAGAAGCGCAGGCAGAAGGGATCGGCTTCAAGGTTGTGGTTGAAAATGAAGTGGGCGCTTAA
- a CDS encoding MFS transporter, whose amino-acid sequence MKRIFRLSCAFYFLIGITSVMLGALLPVILPHYQRSYSDGGTLLFLQFVGFLVGVLVSPSISTAMGRKRLLLIALAAITLAYGIMGTLPAWGWMVALTVFVGFGSGIIESSIGAFTIEFAEEQKAVAMTKLDVYFGVGSMLLPALASLYIYLGVWQLSFYTIALATFVLLLFWLTMPADSSAHLHQDRIEAQGQTAAPAKPRYQAGQLRLLSIFVLFFFVYMGIELGMMNFLPSILIESIHISDYAASLSVTFFWGAITIGRLFVGRMAESMSYTPFLLGSTIASMLLIIALALFTSPIMMYVLIFGIGFCISGLFSIALVFANTLMPGMVERTTSTLIAAGGIGGSVLQYLIGWSMDRWSVGPTLWIFALFALILLVSIVIVQQLRTSDHTVRAGMESKY is encoded by the coding sequence ATGAAACGAATTTTCAGATTGAGCTGTGCGTTTTACTTTTTGATCGGGATTACAAGTGTCATGCTGGGTGCATTGCTACCGGTCATTTTGCCACATTATCAACGCAGCTACAGTGATGGCGGAACATTGCTATTCTTGCAGTTTGTCGGATTTCTCGTCGGTGTGCTTGTCTCGCCATCCATCTCGACAGCAATGGGACGCAAACGTTTACTATTGATCGCTTTGGCTGCGATTACGCTGGCATATGGAATCATGGGAACACTGCCAGCATGGGGATGGATGGTTGCCTTAACCGTATTCGTCGGCTTTGGTTCTGGGATTATTGAATCGTCGATTGGGGCATTTACGATTGAATTTGCCGAAGAGCAAAAGGCAGTCGCTATGACGAAGCTAGATGTTTATTTCGGTGTAGGTTCCATGCTGTTGCCTGCACTGGCGAGTTTGTATATTTATCTTGGCGTATGGCAGTTATCCTTCTATACGATTGCGCTGGCTACATTTGTGTTGCTGCTGTTCTGGCTCACCATGCCTGCGGACAGTTCGGCACATCTGCATCAGGACCGGATAGAGGCGCAAGGTCAGACGGCTGCACCTGCGAAGCCTCGTTATCAGGCAGGACAATTGCGACTGCTATCCATTTTCGTTCTGTTTTTCTTTGTCTATATGGGCATTGAATTAGGCATGATGAACTTTTTGCCTTCGATACTGATTGAGAGCATTCATATTAGCGATTATGCAGCCTCGCTCAGTGTGACTTTCTTCTGGGGAGCGATTACGATTGGTCGTTTGTTCGTTGGACGCATGGCAGAGTCAATGAGTTATACACCATTTTTGCTTGGAAGTACGATTGCTTCGATGCTGCTGATTATTGCGCTGGCGCTATTCACAAGTCCCATCATGATGTATGTATTGATTTTTGGTATCGGGTTTTGCATTTCTGGATTGTTCTCCATTGCGCTTGTATTCGCCAATACACTGATGCCCGGTATGGTGGAGCGGACGACCAGCACATTGATTGCGGCAGGTGGGATTGGCGGCTCCGTTCTTCAGTATTTGATCGGCTGGAGCATGGATCGCTGGTCGGTCGGACCGACACTCTGGATATTTGCGCTGTTTGCCTTAATTTTGCTAGTTAGTATTGTGATCGTACAGCAGCTTCGGACGAGTGATCATACGGTACGTGCTGGTATGGAGTCCAAATATTAA
- a CDS encoding aspartate aminotransferase family protein — protein sequence MSTTTEHRFSVGNGIRLIDDAGNEYLDGVSGTFNLALGYNHPYVVEKIQEQVGNLTHMSSSFTEPYVEEVLSLLLEDAPEGIDAGWMRDITGSTANECATKIAQKYTGERDIVSLYYSHHGQTQFATGISGNAFRRKGFPNSTVPNSLHVPVPYCYRCPFQSDPDHCAMQCIEALSDQLEFGGSGSTACMIIEPILGNGGNIIPPMEYFKQLRKLCDEHGMVLIADEVQTGIGRTGHMYASTLFDIQPDIITLAKGLGGIGVPVAAVLMKSRLNILEKHEHSFTSGSNMISLTAAKSTMEVVSAPGFLESVRTKGELLGHLLEPLAQLYPDTIGEARGVGLMWGLEIVDADGAPDSRKANGIIDMAFRDENLILRGSRYGFGNVVKVRPSLTVTEDEIVDIVGRLERVLQKMG from the coding sequence ATGTCTACAACTACAGAACATCGATTTTCAGTCGGAAACGGGATTCGTTTGATTGATGATGCAGGAAATGAATACTTGGATGGGGTATCTGGTACGTTCAATCTGGCACTGGGATATAACCACCCTTATGTAGTCGAGAAAATTCAGGAGCAAGTGGGCAATCTGACACATATGTCTTCTTCCTTTACTGAGCCGTATGTGGAGGAAGTGCTATCCTTGCTGCTAGAGGATGCACCTGAGGGAATTGATGCAGGCTGGATGCGCGATATTACCGGTTCAACAGCGAATGAGTGTGCAACCAAAATCGCTCAAAAGTATACAGGCGAACGTGATATTGTCAGCCTTTATTATTCACATCATGGGCAAACCCAGTTTGCAACGGGTATCTCCGGCAATGCGTTTCGCCGTAAAGGATTCCCCAATTCAACAGTACCGAATTCGCTGCATGTGCCGGTTCCTTATTGCTATCGTTGCCCGTTTCAAAGCGATCCCGATCATTGCGCGATGCAGTGTATTGAAGCCCTGTCTGATCAACTCGAATTTGGTGGCTCCGGCTCGACCGCTTGCATGATCATAGAGCCGATTCTCGGCAATGGCGGCAATATTATTCCGCCGATGGAATATTTTAAACAGCTGCGCAAGCTATGCGATGAGCACGGTATGGTGCTGATCGCCGACGAGGTGCAGACAGGCATTGGTCGTACGGGTCATATGTATGCCAGCACGTTATTCGATATTCAGCCGGATATTATTACACTTGCTAAAGGGCTGGGCGGCATTGGCGTTCCGGTTGCTGCTGTATTGATGAAGTCTCGACTGAATATATTGGAAAAGCATGAGCATTCGTTTACATCCGGCAGCAATATGATCTCGTTAACAGCAGCCAAATCCACCATGGAAGTCGTCTCCGCTCCGGGCTTTTTGGAAAGTGTCCGTACCAAGGGTGAATTGCTTGGGCATTTGTTAGAGCCACTCGCACAGCTGTATCCCGATACAATCGGTGAGGCTCGCGGAGTCGGTCTGATGTGGGGACTAGAAATTGTTGATGCTGACGGAGCGCCAGATTCACGTAAAGCGAATGGCATTATTGATATGGCATTCCGTGATGAAAATTTGATCCTGCGCGGATCACGGTACGGCTTTGGCAATGTGGTAAAAGTGCGTCCATCCTTGACCGTTACCGAAGATGAAATTGTAGACATTGTTGGTCGTTTAGAACGTGTACTTCAAAAAATGGGTTGA
- a CDS encoding superoxide dismutase family protein yields MGKSLGKKHLVLSFLGGAVFFSGVSFAATNMNVTPNTEALHFYHNGEAKATQAQYNNNGTNVPQSFIYNGTTYVPIRHVGDLISQNVYWEGQQRTISIGQPVVEIKNSSGNAIGTITLTQADDGVLAKIDVSNLPPGKHGFHVHQSPITGNDFETAGSHLNPTDSQHGHLNPDGAHLGDFRNLEVAADGTAKMEMKLEGASLDKSSASSILGASLIIHADEDDEKSDPTGNSGGRIAGGNVPQ; encoded by the coding sequence ATGGGCAAATCATTAGGCAAAAAGCATCTCGTACTTTCTTTTCTAGGTGGAGCCGTATTCTTCTCTGGGGTTTCCTTTGCTGCAACGAATATGAATGTAACACCGAACACCGAAGCGCTCCATTTCTATCATAACGGTGAAGCCAAAGCAACACAGGCACAGTACAACAATAACGGAACCAATGTGCCGCAATCATTTATATACAATGGAACAACCTATGTACCTATTCGCCATGTCGGGGATCTGATTAGCCAAAATGTATATTGGGAAGGACAGCAAAGGACGATCTCCATCGGACAGCCTGTCGTGGAGATCAAGAACAGCTCCGGCAATGCCATCGGCACGATCACGCTGACACAAGCAGATGATGGTGTGCTCGCAAAGATCGACGTCTCCAATCTGCCACCGGGCAAGCATGGCTTCCATGTCCATCAATCTCCGATCACCGGCAATGACTTTGAAACAGCAGGCTCGCATCTGAATCCAACAGATTCGCAGCATGGGCATCTGAACCCAGATGGCGCTCATTTGGGCGACTTCCGCAATCTGGAGGTTGCTGCCGATGGTACAGCCAAAATGGAAATGAAGCTGGAAGGTGCTAGTCTCGACAAAAGCAGTGCCTCCTCCATTCTCGGTGCATCGCTGATCATTCATGCCGATGAGGACGACGAGAAAAGCGATCCTACCGGCAATTCCGGCGGACGCATCGCTGGCGGGAATGTACCGCAATAA